A genomic stretch from Cloacibacterium caeni includes:
- a CDS encoding arsenate-mycothiol transferase ArsC produces MNLKIREIISQLSTERISEERKIILQPLIEFISSKRSENEEVRLNFICTHNSRRSHLSQIWVQTMANYYQIENVFCYSGGTEATAMFPKISETLTNQGFEILKLSETENPVYAVKFAENEHAVICFSKKYDNDFNPKSEFAAILTCDSADENCPIVYGAEARIPIKYEDPKKSDGTAEMNETYFNRSLEIATEMKFVFENLRKS; encoded by the coding sequence ATGAACTTAAAAATTAGAGAAATAATTTCTCAACTTTCCACAGAAAGAATTTCTGAGGAACGAAAAATAATCCTTCAACCTTTAATTGAATTTATCTCTTCTAAAAGGTCTGAAAATGAAGAAGTTAGATTAAATTTTATTTGTACTCATAATTCCAGAAGGAGCCATCTTTCACAGATTTGGGTACAAACAATGGCGAATTATTATCAAATTGAAAATGTTTTTTGCTATTCTGGTGGAACAGAAGCAACAGCCATGTTTCCAAAAATTTCTGAAACGCTTACAAATCAAGGTTTTGAAATTTTAAAATTATCAGAAACTGAAAATCCTGTTTATGCGGTAAAATTTGCCGAAAATGAACATGCGGTGATTTGTTTTTCTAAAAAATATGATAATGATTTTAATCCGAAGTCAGAATTTGCTGCTATTCTCACGTGTGATTCTGCAGACGAAAATTGCCCGATTGTTTACGGAGCAGAAGCCAGAATTCCCATTAAATATGAAGATCCTAAAAAATCTGATGGAACTGCTGAAATGAACGAAACATATTTCAACAGAAGTTTAGAAATCGCTACAGAAATGAAATTTGTCTTTGAAAATTTAAGAAAATCATAA
- a CDS encoding cation transporter produces the protein MKKSKFKIHKMDCPSEEQIIRMKLQNFKSIEALDFDIPNRELLVFHHENEEEIFKQLETLNFDTQHISTEFTQEKLQEHKNQTQLLWSVLGINFFFFLLEIFYGFWSNSMGLVADSLDMLADSFVYLLALFAVGKAIERKNNVAKISGYFQLILAILGLTEVLRRFFVKTEVPEFQMMMLISFFALLGNAACLYLLQKSKSKEAHIQASVIFTNNDVIINLGVIIAGVLVYFTHSKMPDLAIGTLIFILVTRGAFSILKLSK, from the coding sequence ATGAAAAAGTCCAAATTCAAAATCCATAAAATGGATTGCCCTTCAGAAGAGCAAATCATCAGAATGAAGCTCCAGAATTTCAAATCGATTGAAGCCTTGGATTTTGATATTCCCAATCGGGAATTATTGGTTTTTCATCATGAAAATGAAGAAGAAATTTTCAAACAATTAGAAACACTAAATTTTGATACACAGCATATTTCTACAGAATTTACGCAAGAAAAACTCCAAGAACACAAAAATCAAACACAATTGCTTTGGAGTGTTTTAGGAATCAATTTTTTCTTTTTTTTGCTAGAAATTTTCTATGGTTTTTGGTCTAATTCTATGGGATTAGTTGCCGATAGTCTAGATATGTTGGCAGATAGTTTTGTGTATTTATTGGCTTTATTTGCAGTTGGAAAAGCCATTGAAAGAAAGAATAATGTTGCCAAAATCAGCGGATATTTTCAGTTAATTTTGGCAATTTTAGGTTTAACAGAAGTTTTGCGAAGATTTTTTGTAAAAACAGAAGTTCCAGAATTTCAAATGATGATGCTTATTTCGTTTTTTGCATTATTAGGGAACGCAGCTTGTCTTTATCTTTTGCAAAAAAGTAAAAGCAAAGAAGCACATATTCAGGCGAGTGTAATCTTTACCAATAATGATGTGATAATCAATCTAGGAGTGATAATTGCTGGGGTTTTAGTCTATTTTACACATAGCAAAATGCCAGATTTAGCCATTGGAACTCTTATTTTTATCTTGGTGACGAGAGGCGCTTTTTCGATTTTAAAACTATCAAAATAA